CCTGCCGCGAGTGCCAGAACCCGCTACCGCTGGGCGCCCGCTTCTGCAATGACTGCGGCGTCGCCGTCGCCACCCCGGCCGTGGCCCGGTCGCCCAAGGCGATGGTTCCCTGGGCGCTCGCTGGCGTGTCCGTCGCCGCGCTGGCGCTCGTGCTGGCGTTCCGCCCCGGCGACGAGCCCGCAGCACAGCCCGCCGCCGCGGCGCCGGCCGGCCCGTTCGCGCAGAGCGGCGCCCCGGCGGGAGATGCGTCGTCCGTGGACCTTTCCAGCATGACGCCGCGCCAGGCGGCGGACCGGCTCTTCAACCGGGTGCTGAGCGCCGAGGCCGGCGGCGATACCACCCAGGCGCGCCAGTTCGCGCCGATGGCCGTGCAGGCGTACGGGCAGGTACCGCAGGACAACGACGTGCGCTACCACCTGTCGGAGCTGTACCGCGTTCAGGGAGACGCGGCCGCGGTCAAGGCGCAGGCCGATGCAATCCTGGCCGCGGACCCCAAGCACCTGTTCGGCCTGTTCGCGGCCGGGCGCGCGGAGGCGATGGGCGGGAACGCCGCGGCGTCGCGCGCGTTCTACAAGCGGTTTTTGGATGCGTACGGCGGCGAGGTGTCGCGCGACCTTCCCGAGTACCGCGACCACCAGCAGGCGCTCCCCAGCATGCGCGCCGAGGCGGAACGGCTCAGCGCGCAGTAGGCCCCTCCCCCGGCCCCTCCCCGCACAAACTGCGTGCGGAGAGGGGAGACCCAAAGACCAGGGCGACGCGCGCCAGTTTGTCATCCAGAGGCCCAGGCGCACCGAACCGGCCCGTACACAATCCTTCGCGGGCCGAAGGATCTAGCCGCGGCCGCGTACGAACCTGGGCGCGGCAGCGGTCACTGAGGCCGAGGCCTCGGCTGCCGTGGGGCCCTCACCCGTCCGCGCTGACACGCGTCCACCCTCTCCCACAAACAGCGTTGGAGAGGGGTACACTTCGGATGCGCGGCGGCGAGTGGTCGCGCGACCCGGCGCGGTCACTCCCCCGGGCGGTACACGCGCTCCGTGTGCCCGCGCAGCTGCCCCGGGTAGAAGTACACGTCGCGCAGGCGGCCAGTGGCGTAGCGCTCCGCCTGGTCGTTGAAGTGCCGCGAGCGCGGGTCGCCGCTCTCGCCGCCGGCGGTGACGGCCCGGGCCCTCACCGAGTCGCGCCCGAACTCCACCGCGGCGACGAAGCTGTTGCCGCTGGTGCCGTACCACCGCCGGCTGCCGTTGCGCGGTGCCGCGGCGAAGGAGGCGAGCGAGCCCCAGTGCCCGTGGGTGAACCCCACCGGAATGCTGGCGCCCGCGTCGCTGAAGGGGTGCACCACGTCCCCCGTGATCCTCTGGAAGCGGTTGATCTCCCCCCACGGCGTGCGCCAGCTGCCGAACTCCCGCTCCAGCCGCTCCACCGCGAACACCAGCGCCTCCAGGTGCTGCTCCGGGGTCAGGGTCGCCGCGGCCCAGTGCAGCGTCGTCGCCGTGGGGCCGCGCTCCGCCACGCCCGGCGCCCGGCCGCCGTGCTCCCCCCAAAGCCGCGTGCCGTAGAACATTGCGAGCGAAGTGGGGACGGAGGCGACGTCCCAGCGGCGGTCCCACCCGCGCAGGGCGGCCACCGGCTCAGCGAGCCGTGCCCGGCGCGGGTCCCCCGCCGGCAGGGCGTCGTACGCGCGCAGGAGCGGCGGCAGCACCAGGTCGAAACCCGGCATGTGCGAGTCGTACGCCGCGTCGATCAGCCCCTGCAGCGTCCACCCCCGCCGCCCGCGCAGCAGTTGCTGGGCATGCAGGCCGCGCGCGTTCTCGCCGAAGGTGTCCATGTAGCGGGCGAAGCGCTCGGGGCGGGGGGAGCTTTCCCCGGAAACGGAGTACGGCGTGTTGTTGGTGTTCTGGATCCACCCCGTCGCGGGGTTCACCACGCCGGGCGCCTCGTCCAGGGGGTGCAGTCCGCGCCAGTCGGTGGCCGGGTCGCTCCCGTCCACCGGCCGCGTGTAGTCGAAGCGGTCGTCGCGGCGCGGGATGAACTGCGGGTGGAAGTAGGCGATGTTCCCGTCCGCGTCGGCGTACACGGTGGCGTTCGACGAGTTGGCGCGCAGCTCCAGAGCGCTGCGGAACTCCGCCAGCGAGCGGGCCTTGGTGCGCAGGTAGCTCTGGCTGAGCGCCTGCACCGGCGTGTTCAGCATCGCCACCGACACCCAGCGTCCGTCCTGCTCGCGCACCACCGGCCCGTGGTGCGTGCGGAACACGGTGAAGCTCCGCCGCCCCATCGCTCCGTCCGCGCCACGGACCGACACGGCCACGGTGTCCGTCGTCACCGGCCGCTCCTCGCCGCCGTAGCGGTAGACGTGGCGGCCCCCGCGCTCCGCCACCGTCTCCAGGAACTCGTCGACGGCATCTACCCCGCTGGAGGTGTGCATCCACCCCAGCCGGTCGTTGAAGCCCTGGTAGATGAAGAACTGCCCCCAGGTGGCGGCCCCGTACGCGTTCAGCCCCTCGTCGCTGGTGGCGTGCAGCTCCGCGCGGAAGAAGAACGAGGTGTGCGGATTGATGAGGAGGAGCGCGCGCCCGTTCGCCGTGTTCCCCGGGGCGATGGCGATGCCGTTGGAGCCGCCCTGCTCCTTGAAGGCGCCTGTGTCCGGCACCGGCTGGCGGGCCGCCACCCGCCGGGTGCCGTAGAAGGCGGCCAGGTCGCGCAGCGACACCCGCTCGATGTCGCCCCCGATGCTCCCCTCGCTGAACGAGAGCGCCATCCACGGCTCGAACCGGCGGATGGCGCGCGGCGCGACCTGCGGGTGCGTGTGCAGGTAGAAGTTGAGCCCGTCGGCCCACGCGTCCATCAGCGACCGCAGCCACGCCGGGCTGGTGGCGTACTGGGCCCGCAGCGTGTCGTGGTCGATGAAGAGCCGCTGCCGAACGTCCTGCCACACCGCGGCCTCGCCCTCCGCCTCGGCCAGCCGCCCGAGCGACACCAGGAAGTTGCGCTCCACGCGGTTGAAGTCGTCCTCCGCCTGGGCGTACATCATCCCGAACACCGCGTCGGCGTCGGTGCGCCCGCGCACGTGGGCGATCCCCCAGTCGTCGCGCGTGATGGTGACGGCCTGCGCGTGCGCCTGCCACCGCGCCAGCTCGCCGCCGGCCTGCGCGGCGGATGCGGGCGCCGGCGCGCGCGGGGCGGGGCCGGCGCAGGCGCTCAGCACGAGGAGCGCGAGCACGTGCCGGACGGGGGACCTCAGGAGGCGGTTCATGGGCGCATTCGTTCGGGGAGGGGCGGCCGCGTGGCGTGCACGGTCTGCCGCCCGCCGGTCCCCGGAACCTGCGACCGTGCGGAGCCGCGCCGCAAGGCGCGGCGGGCCGATGCCGGACCAAAAGCACATGAACTGCATTTCACGCAGAGGGCGCAGAGGAGACGGAGAGGACGCAGAGGGCATGGCCAAACGCTGGGTGCATCTTCCGCTTCGCATGCGATGTCGCATTCCTTGCGCGCCACCCTTTGTTGCGATATAATCTGAGGTTCCAATCCCACAGACACGCCGCAGTACCGAGCCGCCCGGCTTCACGGGCGTGTTCGCCGTTTTCACCTATCCCGTGAGGACGCCCCATGCACAACCGCTTCACCCCCGCGGTGCTCGCTGCCGCCCTTGGCGCCCTGGCGGCCTGCTCCGATGCCGATCAGCCCGTTGCCCCGGACGTGCAGCCCGTCCTGGGCCGCTCCGGCCAGCCCGTGCCCACGCGGCAGGAGCAACGCGCGGGTACGTTCATCGAGCTGAGCGACGCGCAG
The genomic region above belongs to Longimicrobium sp. and contains:
- a CDS encoding penicillin acylase family protein, whose amino-acid sequence is MNRLLRSPVRHVLALLVLSACAGPAPRAPAPASAAQAGGELARWQAHAQAVTITRDDWGIAHVRGRTDADAVFGMMYAQAEDDFNRVERNFLVSLGRLAEAEGEAAVWQDVRQRLFIDHDTLRAQYATSPAWLRSLMDAWADGLNFYLHTHPQVAPRAIRRFEPWMALSFSEGSIGGDIERVSLRDLAAFYGTRRVAARQPVPDTGAFKEQGGSNGIAIAPGNTANGRALLLINPHTSFFFRAELHATSDEGLNAYGAATWGQFFIYQGFNDRLGWMHTSSGVDAVDEFLETVAERGGRHVYRYGGEERPVTTDTVAVSVRGADGAMGRRSFTVFRTHHGPVVREQDGRWVSVAMLNTPVQALSQSYLRTKARSLAEFRSALELRANSSNATVYADADGNIAYFHPQFIPRRDDRFDYTRPVDGSDPATDWRGLHPLDEAPGVVNPATGWIQNTNNTPYSVSGESSPRPERFARYMDTFGENARGLHAQQLLRGRRGWTLQGLIDAAYDSHMPGFDLVLPPLLRAYDALPAGDPRRARLAEPVAALRGWDRRWDVASVPTSLAMFYGTRLWGEHGGRAPGVAERGPTATTLHWAAATLTPEQHLEALVFAVERLEREFGSWRTPWGEINRFQRITGDVVHPFSDAGASIPVGFTHGHWGSLASFAAAPRNGSRRWYGTSGNSFVAAVEFGRDSVRARAVTAGGESGDPRSRHFNDQAERYATGRLRDVYFYPGQLRGHTERVYRPGE
- a CDS encoding zinc ribbon domain-containing protein, which codes for MSTTCPSCGTASAGRFCPDCGVALNATCRECQNPLPLGARFCNDCGVAVATPAVARSPKAMVPWALAGVSVAALALVLAFRPGDEPAAQPAAAAPAGPFAQSGAPAGDASSVDLSSMTPRQAADRLFNRVLSAEAGGDTTQARQFAPMAVQAYGQVPQDNDVRYHLSELYRVQGDAAAVKAQADAILAADPKHLFGLFAAGRAEAMGGNAAASRAFYKRFLDAYGGEVSRDLPEYRDHQQALPSMRAEAERLSAQ